A DNA window from Myxococcota bacterium contains the following coding sequences:
- a CDS encoding GFA family protein, whose translation MRYAVRPPFRSRTYCHCRSCRGTTGSACVAWFTAAGTAFSWTAGEPRGYASSSHAVRDFCANCGTQLTFRDARRPDEIDVTTSSLDEPGGVLPEDHTWASQALGSLPLGGGLPEHRKERSGEG comes from the coding sequence GTGCGCTACGCCGTCCGCCCGCCCTTCCGCTCCCGCACCTACTGCCACTGCCGCAGCTGCCGCGGGACCACCGGGTCGGCCTGTGTCGCGTGGTTCACGGCCGCCGGCACCGCCTTCAGCTGGACCGCCGGGGAGCCCCGGGGCTACGCCTCTTCGTCTCACGCGGTGCGGGATTTCTGCGCGAATTGCGGGACCCAGCTCACGTTTCGCGATGCGCGACGGCCCGATGAGATCGACGTCACGACGAGCTCCCTCGACGAGCCGGGCGGGGTCCTCCCCGAGGACCACACCTGGGCGTCCCAGGCGCTCGGGAGCCTGCCGCTCGGCGGAGGCCTCCCCGAGCACCGAAAGGAGCGCAGCGGGGAGGGCTGA
- a CDS encoding SCO family protein has product MTRAGVAAALCVGLLPFGGFGHAADPPGVARFEAPAAGTYELPPIDRVSEHGLLDSSGGTAPLLGLAAGEVALVSFVYLSCGEACPLATATLHRLDRLLASDAALASRVQLVTVSFDPARDTPERMAELAQGLAPKGRWRFLTAEDTESLAPVLADFGQDAVWLPPGGVAPERLRHVLKVFLVDADRRVRNIYSTGFLDVRLVINDVRTVLGAVP; this is encoded by the coding sequence GTGACGCGCGCGGGGGTCGCCGCGGCGCTCTGCGTGGGGCTCCTGCCGTTCGGCGGGTTCGGGCACGCGGCGGATCCTCCGGGAGTCGCGCGTTTCGAGGCGCCGGCAGCCGGGACCTACGAGCTCCCCCCGATCGACCGCGTGTCCGAGCACGGGCTGCTGGACTCGTCGGGCGGGACGGCGCCGCTCCTCGGCCTGGCGGCGGGAGAGGTGGCGCTGGTGTCCTTCGTCTACCTCTCGTGCGGCGAAGCCTGCCCGCTGGCCACGGCGACACTGCACCGGCTGGACCGGTTGCTCGCCTCGGATGCGGCGCTGGCTTCACGCGTGCAGCTCGTGACCGTGAGCTTCGACCCCGCGCGCGACACGCCCGAGCGCATGGCGGAGCTCGCCCAGGGGCTGGCACCGAAGGGGCGCTGGCGTTTTCTCACCGCCGAAGACACCGAGTCCCTGGCTCCCGTGCTCGCCGACTTCGGCCAGGACGCCGTGTGGCTGCCGCCCGGGGGCGTCGCGCCCGAGCGTCTCCGCCACGTGTTGAAGGTATTCCTCGTCGATGCGGATCGCCGGGTGCGGAACATCTACAGCACCGGCTTCCTCGATGTGCGTCTCGTGATCAACGATGTCCGTACCGTACTCGGCGCGGTGCCCTGA
- a CDS encoding type II secretion system protein GspG — MSRFTGACALACVFVFSAGSARAEGNARLVLRDLERLQVAVERHQATTGERPRDRNTLGVAARLYAPGVAQSGGVPVDAWGTPYHYEPNATADAAHIYSHGANRSDDGGTGDDLVDATSASREHYPELLVAQRRALQLFPLLLLFALAPIAWAAIRWSRR; from the coding sequence GTGAGCCGCTTCACCGGCGCGTGCGCTCTCGCCTGCGTGTTCGTGTTCAGCGCGGGGAGTGCGCGCGCCGAAGGCAACGCGCGCCTCGTACTGCGCGATCTCGAGCGCCTGCAAGTCGCCGTCGAACGGCACCAGGCCACGACCGGTGAGCGCCCGCGGGACCGCAACACCCTCGGCGTCGCCGCGCGCCTCTACGCGCCTGGGGTGGCCCAGTCCGGCGGCGTGCCCGTCGACGCCTGGGGAACGCCCTACCACTACGAACCCAACGCGACGGCCGACGCCGCGCACATCTACTCCCACGGCGCGAACCGCAGCGACGATGGCGGGACGGGCGACGACCTGGTCGACGCCACGAGCGCCAGCCGCGAGCACTACCCCGAGCTGCTGGTGGCCCAGCGCCGCGCCCTGCAGCTCTTCCCCCTGCTCCTGCTCTTCGCTCTGGCGCCGATCGCCTGGGCCGCGATCCGCTGGTCGCGGCGTTGA
- a CDS encoding DsbA family protein, which yields MRVIHFFDYKSPYAYLVQADARALETECGAELVLLPYTLSDAEFASPSPDAMATDRDAPARRRRARYVLRDCKREATRRGLPLVPPPAPVDSADAHVAFLYARRQGDPRAFHDALFDRFWRRSLDLGDLDVLCQLLSSVGLDAAGFPSFLEGAGRAEYARLEEWAHEAGVFGVPSFLVGNELFYGMERIPHVREALEKL from the coding sequence ATGCGCGTCATCCATTTCTTCGACTACAAGAGCCCCTACGCGTATCTGGTCCAGGCGGACGCCCGTGCGCTCGAGACGGAATGCGGCGCCGAACTGGTGCTGCTCCCCTACACGCTGTCCGACGCCGAGTTCGCGAGCCCGTCTCCGGACGCGATGGCCACCGACCGCGATGCGCCCGCCCGGCGTCGACGCGCCCGCTACGTCCTGCGGGACTGCAAACGCGAAGCGACGCGTCGCGGACTCCCGCTCGTGCCGCCGCCTGCGCCGGTCGACAGCGCGGACGCCCACGTCGCGTTCCTCTACGCCCGCCGTCAGGGCGATCCGCGCGCCTTCCATGACGCGCTCTTCGATCGGTTCTGGCGGCGGAGCCTCGATCTCGGCGATCTCGACGTCCTGTGCCAGCTGCTGTCTTCGGTCGGTCTGGACGCGGCGGGCTTTCCGTCGTTCCTCGAGGGCGCCGGACGGGCCGAGTACGCACGGCTGGAAGAATGGGCGCACGAGGCGGGCGTGTTCGGCGTGCCGAGTTTCCTGGTCGGCAACGAGCTCTTCTACGGGATGGAACGCATTCCCCACGTGCGCGAAGCTCTCGAAAAGCTCTGA
- a CDS encoding selenium-binding protein SBP56-related protein yields MLSHFGTTGFGSLGRTLAHLGLLFAGVVLAAGSALADETCQSPYMPKLSGQEDYVYVWTLGIEGMGDGSDKLVTVGANPARPDYGKVVASASVGGRHEAHHGGFTDDRRHLWVGGLDTSHIFVFDVATDPAKPRLVKTIDDFPEATGGVVGPHGYYALPGRMLIPALSNAKDLGGKTALVEYSNEGEYIRTIWMPEEAPYGYDARVNATLNRLLTSSFTGHANYMRKLPELMGDAEAMKRFGNEVVVWDFHARKPLQVLEIPGAPLEIRWALDPRHEYAFIEAALTGKLWGVFRKPDGSFEAVEVADIGPPEAQPLLAVDISISSDDKFLFVDTFMDGKVRVFDIENPRAPKLIYERKIGAQVNMVSQSWDGKRIYFTSSLLANWDGVGGNDEQFLRAFTWDGKALSPTFDIDFRAEKLGRPHLMRFGQLGFWAGRDAAGASVAALP; encoded by the coding sequence ATGCTCTCGCACTTCGGAACGACGGGATTCGGTTCGCTGGGGCGGACGCTGGCGCACCTGGGGCTGCTGTTCGCCGGGGTGGTCCTCGCAGCGGGAAGCGCGCTCGCCGACGAGACCTGTCAGTCGCCCTACATGCCCAAGCTCTCGGGGCAGGAAGACTACGTCTACGTCTGGACCCTCGGCATCGAGGGGATGGGTGACGGCTCGGACAAGCTCGTCACGGTCGGCGCCAACCCGGCCCGACCCGACTACGGGAAGGTCGTGGCCTCGGCTTCGGTCGGCGGACGCCACGAGGCCCACCACGGCGGCTTCACCGACGACCGCCGGCACCTCTGGGTGGGCGGTCTGGACACGAGCCACATCTTCGTGTTCGACGTGGCGACGGATCCCGCGAAACCGCGGCTGGTGAAGACGATCGACGACTTCCCCGAAGCGACGGGCGGGGTCGTCGGACCGCACGGCTACTACGCGCTGCCCGGGCGCATGCTGATTCCGGCCCTGTCCAACGCCAAGGACCTCGGCGGCAAGACGGCCCTGGTCGAGTACTCGAACGAAGGGGAGTACATCCGCACGATCTGGATGCCCGAGGAAGCGCCCTACGGCTACGACGCCCGCGTGAACGCGACGCTCAACCGCCTGCTGACGTCGTCCTTCACCGGCCACGCGAACTACATGCGCAAGCTTCCCGAGCTGATGGGAGACGCAGAGGCGATGAAGCGCTTCGGCAACGAGGTGGTGGTCTGGGACTTCCACGCGCGCAAGCCGCTCCAGGTGCTGGAGATCCCGGGGGCGCCGCTCGAGATTCGCTGGGCGTTGGATCCGCGTCACGAGTACGCGTTCATCGAGGCCGCGCTGACGGGGAAGCTCTGGGGTGTGTTCCGCAAGCCCGACGGCAGCTTCGAGGCGGTCGAGGTCGCGGACATCGGTCCGCCCGAAGCGCAGCCGCTGCTGGCCGTCGACATCAGCATCTCGTCGGATGACAAGTTCCTCTTCGTCGACACCTTCATGGACGGCAAGGTTCGCGTCTTCGACATCGAGAACCCGCGCGCCCCGAAGCTGATCTACGAGCGCAAGATCGGCGCCCAGGTGAACATGGTGAGCCAGTCCTGGGACGGCAAGCGGATCTACTTCACGTCGTCACTGCTCGCGAACTGGGATGGTGTGGGTGGGAACGACGAGCAGTTCCTGCGCGCGTTCACCTGGGACGGGAAGGCGTTGTCGCCGACCTTCGACATCGACTTCCGCGCCGAGAAGCTGGGACGACCGCATCTGATGCGGTTCGGGCAGCTCGGTTTCTGGGCCGGCCGCGACGCGGCCGGGGCTTCCGTCGCCGCGCTGCCGTGA
- a CDS encoding Rdx family protein — MGRPLSITYCARUNYLPQATSLAAALQESLDVETTLIPGKVGDFEVRDGERLVFSKQAEGRFPETDEILRLLES; from the coding sequence ATGGGCCGACCCCTCTCGATCACCTACTGCGCGCGTTGAAACTACCTGCCCCAGGCCACCAGTTTGGCGGCCGCGCTGCAGGAGTCCCTGGACGTCGAGACGACCCTGATTCCCGGCAAGGTCGGAGACTTCGAGGTGCGCGACGGCGAGCGACTCGTGTTCTCGAAGCAGGCCGAGGGACGCTTCCCCGAGACCGACGAGATCCTGCGCCTGCTCGAATCGTAG
- a CDS encoding PilZ domain-containing protein yields the protein MGTRIRTVIDTEFEAGSVHGKGKIRNVAEGGAFVGTSQVPDQGDLVVLSFRDGRGGRLDVSGLVWWTTSEAPGAHTRPGFGVRLLDDDPDYERFVESLR from the coding sequence TCGACACGGAATTCGAGGCGGGATCGGTGCACGGGAAGGGCAAGATCCGAAACGTCGCAGAGGGGGGCGCGTTCGTGGGCACTTCCCAGGTACCCGACCAAGGGGATCTGGTGGTGCTCTCGTTTCGCGACGGTCGCGGGGGGCGACTCGACGTCTCCGGGCTCGTCTGGTGGACGACGTCCGAAGCACCCGGCGCGCACACGCGCCCGGGCTTCGGCGTCCGTCTGCTCGACGACGACCCGGACTACGAGCGCTTCGTCGAGAGTCTTCGCTAA
- a CDS encoding alanine/glycine:cation symporter family protein → MGSIVGWLEALFTNVVVTTLDAVIFFDVAFWTDSTSVPLVVLWLILGAGFFTLRFQFVNFRAFRHALDCVRGRYTGPDETGEISHFQALSAALSATVGLGNIAGVAFAIAVGGPGAVFWMVLAGFLGMSSKFAECTLGQKYRITREDGHVSGGPMHYLRDGLAELGWVRLGQWLGVIFAIMCIGGSFGGGNMYQSNQAYAQVASVFPIFAGTAGNWIFAIALAALVGLVIVGGIKRIGEVAATLVPLMCIVYVICGLSILLIHAGSLASGLGTIVGEAFSLEAGFGGLVGVLIQGFRRAAFSNEAGTGSAAIVHSAARTEEPVREGIVALLEPFVDTIIVCTMTGLVIVVTGAYAAPDAGEGIQMTSWAFATVFPWFPVLLSFTAVLFAFSTMISWSYYGEQCWAHLFGVGSIGVFKLVFLLFAVFGAIFEAKAVVDFGDMMILGMAFPNLFGAVMLSGVVKRELDSYLTRLRAGEFPTHD, encoded by the coding sequence ATGGGCTCCATCGTCGGCTGGCTCGAAGCCCTGTTCACCAACGTCGTGGTGACAACGCTCGACGCGGTGATCTTCTTCGACGTCGCCTTCTGGACCGATTCGACGTCGGTTCCGCTGGTGGTCCTCTGGCTGATCCTGGGCGCCGGGTTCTTCACTCTGCGCTTCCAGTTCGTGAACTTCCGCGCATTCCGTCACGCCCTCGACTGCGTGCGCGGTCGCTACACGGGCCCGGACGAAACCGGAGAGATCTCCCACTTCCAGGCGCTCTCCGCGGCGCTCTCGGCAACGGTGGGCCTCGGCAACATCGCCGGCGTCGCCTTCGCGATCGCGGTGGGCGGTCCGGGCGCCGTGTTCTGGATGGTGCTCGCCGGCTTCCTCGGCATGAGTTCGAAGTTCGCCGAGTGCACGCTGGGCCAGAAGTACCGGATCACCCGCGAAGACGGACACGTGTCGGGCGGCCCGATGCACTACCTGCGCGACGGCCTCGCCGAACTCGGCTGGGTTCGACTGGGCCAATGGCTCGGCGTGATCTTCGCGATCATGTGCATCGGCGGCAGCTTCGGCGGCGGCAACATGTACCAGAGCAACCAGGCCTACGCGCAGGTAGCGAGCGTGTTCCCGATCTTTGCGGGCACTGCCGGCAACTGGATCTTCGCCATCGCGCTCGCCGCCCTGGTCGGCCTCGTGATCGTGGGTGGCATCAAGCGGATCGGCGAGGTCGCTGCGACGCTCGTGCCGCTGATGTGCATCGTGTACGTGATCTGCGGCCTCTCGATCCTCTTGATCCACGCGGGTTCGCTGGCCAGCGGCCTCGGCACGATCGTGGGCGAAGCCTTCTCCCTCGAAGCGGGCTTCGGTGGCCTCGTCGGCGTACTCATCCAGGGCTTTCGCCGCGCGGCCTTCAGCAACGAAGCCGGGACCGGCTCGGCGGCGATCGTCCATTCGGCCGCGCGCACCGAAGAGCCCGTGCGCGAGGGCATCGTCGCGCTGCTCGAACCCTTCGTGGACACGATCATCGTCTGCACGATGACCGGCCTCGTGATCGTCGTGACCGGCGCCTACGCCGCGCCCGACGCGGGCGAGGGGATCCAGATGACGTCCTGGGCGTTCGCCACGGTCTTCCCCTGGTTCCCGGTGCTGCTCTCGTTCACCGCAGTGCTCTTCGCGTTCAGCACCATGATCTCGTGGAGCTACTACGGCGAGCAGTGCTGGGCGCACCTGTTCGGGGTGGGCTCGATCGGCGTCTTCAAGCTCGTGTTTCTCTTGTTTGCCGTGTTCGGAGCGATCTTCGAAGCCAAAGCGGTCGTCGACTTCGGCGACATGATGATCCTCGGGATGGCCTTTCCGAACCTCTTCGGCGCCGTGATGCTCTCGGGCGTGGTCAAGCGAGAACTCGACTCCTACCTCACGCGGTTGCGTGCCGGCGAGTTCCCGACCCACGACTGA
- a CDS encoding acetate--CoA ligase family protein has translation MSQPTEASSQTLSEHDSKQLLADYGVPLAAERLVSDADAAAEAAEALGYPVVLKLCGAAFAHKTERDAVRLGLSHRDAVLEAAQELLASVRPEDGDVSLLVAEQVRGSRELIAGLVRDPQFGPCVMLGVGGVLAEVLSDVVFAAAPLDAATADALPDALDSAALFAPFRGEPAIDRKALSGLLLGLSRLAAERPDVVSVDLNPLIVRDGVPLAVDALVELAPGASAPPSRPPRPSDADVLERFRPLFHPKGIAVAGASTHPGKFGFVSLHNIRRFGYEGALFPVNRDGAEVLGQPSVRDISEIPDGAADLVFVCTPYQANIDLLKACAAKGIRAAFIASGGYGEAGEEGRARQEELVALADELGVLVAGPNGQGVISTPVKMCAQIVAPYPPPGRISVASQSGNLVSSFLNYAVESGIGISKAISCGNSAQTTLADYLDYFAADPETDVALTYLEGVRDGAGFIESARAFTARKPLVMVKGGVASEGARAAASHTGSLASDDRVFDGVCRQHGICRAPTVEEAYEWAATFATQPLPTGRRVVVFTTAGGWGVLAADACAEAGLELIKLPDAVREKIDTLVPPRWSRNNPIDLAGGETRDTIPEVLDILCAHPEVDAVIQLGIGIQAASAHVLRSGEFYPEHGLERIVAFHERQDRRYAQAAREASERHGKPVLTATELVHTDRHYGNPGPRGVLEEGRFCYASAHRAIRALRAMVDYAEFRQSRG, from the coding sequence ATGAGCCAACCCACCGAAGCGTCCTCCCAAACCCTCTCGGAACACGATTCGAAGCAGCTACTCGCGGATTACGGGGTGCCGTTGGCTGCCGAACGCCTGGTCTCCGACGCGGACGCGGCGGCCGAAGCCGCCGAAGCCCTCGGCTACCCGGTCGTGCTCAAGCTCTGCGGCGCGGCTTTCGCCCACAAGACGGAGCGCGACGCCGTGCGGCTCGGGCTGAGCCATCGGGATGCCGTGCTGGAAGCGGCCCAGGAACTCCTGGCGTCGGTGCGGCCCGAGGACGGCGACGTCAGCCTGCTCGTTGCCGAGCAGGTGCGCGGCAGCCGCGAGCTGATCGCCGGCCTCGTGCGCGATCCCCAATTCGGTCCGTGCGTGATGCTCGGGGTGGGCGGCGTGCTGGCCGAGGTGCTCTCGGACGTGGTGTTCGCCGCGGCGCCGCTCGACGCCGCGACCGCCGACGCGCTTCCCGACGCCCTCGACTCGGCGGCGCTCTTCGCTCCGTTTCGCGGCGAGCCCGCGATCGATCGCAAGGCCCTGTCGGGTCTGCTGCTCGGGCTCTCGCGCCTCGCCGCCGAGCGCCCGGACGTGGTGTCGGTCGACCTCAACCCGCTGATCGTGCGCGACGGCGTGCCGCTGGCCGTCGACGCCCTCGTCGAGTTGGCACCGGGGGCGTCGGCACCCCCGTCTCGACCGCCGCGACCGAGCGACGCCGACGTCCTCGAGCGCTTCCGCCCGCTCTTCCACCCGAAGGGCATCGCCGTCGCCGGCGCTTCGACCCACCCGGGGAAGTTCGGCTTCGTCTCGCTGCACAACATTCGCCGCTTCGGCTACGAGGGCGCGCTGTTCCCGGTCAACCGCGACGGTGCCGAGGTGCTGGGCCAGCCGAGTGTGCGCGACATCTCGGAGATCCCCGACGGCGCCGCCGACCTGGTCTTCGTCTGTACCCCCTACCAGGCGAACATCGATCTCCTGAAGGCGTGTGCCGCGAAGGGCATCCGCGCGGCGTTCATCGCGAGCGGCGGCTACGGCGAAGCGGGAGAGGAGGGACGCGCGCGGCAGGAAGAGCTGGTGGCTCTCGCCGACGAGCTCGGTGTGCTGGTCGCCGGACCGAACGGGCAGGGCGTGATCTCGACGCCGGTCAAGATGTGCGCCCAGATCGTCGCGCCCTACCCGCCGCCGGGTCGGATCTCGGTCGCGAGCCAGAGCGGCAATCTCGTGTCCTCGTTCCTGAACTACGCGGTCGAGTCGGGCATCGGCATCAGCAAGGCGATCTCCTGTGGCAATTCAGCGCAGACGACCCTCGCCGACTATCTCGATTACTTTGCGGCCGATCCCGAGACCGACGTGGCGCTCACCTACCTGGAGGGTGTGCGTGACGGCGCGGGCTTCATCGAGTCGGCACGGGCCTTCACCGCGCGCAAGCCGCTGGTGATGGTGAAGGGGGGTGTCGCGAGCGAGGGCGCGCGTGCGGCGGCGAGCCACACCGGTTCCCTCGCGAGTGACGACCGCGTCTTCGACGGCGTCTGCCGTCAGCACGGCATCTGCCGCGCACCCACCGTCGAAGAGGCCTACGAGTGGGCGGCCACCTTCGCGACCCAGCCGCTGCCGACGGGACGTCGGGTGGTCGTGTTCACGACTGCCGGCGGTTGGGGCGTACTCGCCGCCGACGCCTGCGCCGAGGCGGGCCTCGAGCTGATCAAGTTGCCCGACGCGGTGCGCGAGAAGATCGACACGCTCGTCCCACCGCGCTGGAGCCGCAACAACCCGATCGATCTCGCGGGCGGCGAGACCCGCGACACGATTCCGGAAGTGCTCGACATCCTGTGCGCACACCCGGAGGTCGACGCCGTCATTCAGCTCGGGATCGGCATCCAGGCGGCTTCGGCCCACGTGCTGCGCAGCGGCGAGTTCTACCCGGAGCACGGACTCGAGCGGATCGTGGCCTTCCACGAACGTCAGGACCGGCGCTACGCGCAGGCGGCCCGCGAAGCGTCCGAGCGCCACGGGAAGCCGGTGCTCACCGCCACCGAGCTGGTCCACACCGATCGGCACTACGGAAACCCGGGTCCGCGCGGCGTCCTCGAAGAGGGACGCTTCTGCTACGCGAGCGCGCACCGCGCCATCCGCGCCCTGCGCGCGATGGTCGACTACGCCGAGTTCCGCCAGTCGCGCGGATAG
- a CDS encoding DUF456 domain-containing protein, translated as MEPILLLWIVVVLLVAVGIAGAVLPGLPGAVLVFGGLALGAWIDGFAYVGQGTLAVLAVLAVLTYSVDFAASALGAQRAGAHRNALIGAAVGALVGLFFGLPGILLGPFIGAVIGEYTARGDLERAGKVGFATWLGMAVGSAAKLALTLSMVALFLFQRFA; from the coding sequence GTGGAGCCGATTCTCCTGCTCTGGATCGTCGTCGTGCTGCTGGTGGCCGTCGGGATCGCCGGCGCCGTGCTCCCCGGCCTGCCCGGCGCGGTGCTGGTGTTCGGCGGCCTCGCTCTGGGCGCCTGGATCGACGGCTTCGCCTACGTGGGCCAGGGCACGCTGGCGGTCCTCGCGGTCCTGGCCGTGCTCACCTACTCGGTCGACTTCGCGGCGAGCGCCCTCGGCGCCCAGCGCGCGGGGGCGCATCGCAACGCACTCATCGGCGCGGCCGTGGGCGCCCTCGTCGGGCTCTTCTTCGGCCTGCCCGGGATCCTGCTCGGCCCCTTCATCGGTGCCGTGATCGGGGAGTACACCGCGCGCGGTGACCTCGAGCGCGCTGGCAAGGTCGGTTTCGCCACCTGGCTCGGCATGGCGGTCGGCAGCGCCGCCAAGCTCGCCCTCACCCTGTCGATGGTCGCGCTCTTCCTCTTCCAACGTTTCGCCTGA
- a CDS encoding LL-diaminopimelate aminotransferase — protein sequence MARINEHYQKLQAGYLFPEIGRRVKAFGDANPDAAVIRLGIGDVTLPLAPAIVEALREASREFGTADGFRGYGPENGYDFLVEAIREHDFAARGVAIDADEIFVSDGSKQDSGNIQEIFAGDCSFAVTDPVYPVYVDTNVMAGRTGEADADGRYAGIHYLPATAENGFMPGPPAERVDLAYLCSPNNPTGAVASRANLEAWVAWAREHDAVLIFDAAYDAFIQDPSLPRSIYEIEGARECAIEMRSFSKRAGFTGVRCAYTVVPKALSGSTAGGERVSLHGLWSRRHATKFNSVPYVIQRAAAAVFTPEGAKQTGEQVAYYMANAEALRSGLGAAGFTCFGGEHAPYVWVETPEGLSSWGAFDRLLERAHVVCTPGSGFGAAGEGYIRISAFNSRENVETAIERIRGTFAS from the coding sequence ATGGCACGCATCAACGAGCACTACCAGAAACTGCAGGCCGGTTACCTCTTCCCCGAGATCGGGCGACGGGTGAAGGCCTTCGGCGACGCCAACCCGGATGCGGCGGTGATTCGGCTGGGGATCGGCGACGTCACCTTGCCCCTCGCGCCGGCGATCGTCGAAGCCCTCCGCGAGGCGAGCCGCGAGTTCGGGACGGCCGACGGGTTCCGCGGCTACGGCCCGGAGAACGGCTACGACTTCCTGGTCGAGGCCATCCGCGAGCACGACTTCGCCGCGCGCGGCGTGGCGATCGACGCCGACGAGATCTTCGTCTCCGACGGCAGCAAGCAGGACAGCGGGAACATCCAGGAGATCTTCGCGGGCGACTGCTCCTTCGCCGTCACCGACCCGGTGTATCCGGTCTACGTCGACACCAACGTCATGGCCGGCCGCACCGGCGAGGCCGACGCCGACGGGCGCTACGCGGGCATCCACTACCTGCCCGCCACGGCAGAGAACGGCTTCATGCCGGGCCCGCCGGCCGAGCGCGTCGACCTCGCCTACCTCTGCTCGCCGAACAACCCGACCGGCGCCGTCGCGAGCCGTGCGAACCTCGAAGCCTGGGTGGCCTGGGCGCGCGAGCACGACGCCGTGCTGATCTTCGACGCGGCCTACGACGCGTTCATCCAGGATCCGTCCCTGCCGCGCTCGATCTATGAGATCGAGGGAGCGCGCGAGTGCGCGATCGAGATGCGCAGCTTCTCGAAGCGCGCGGGCTTCACCGGCGTGCGCTGTGCGTACACGGTCGTGCCGAAGGCCCTCAGCGGCAGCACCGCGGGCGGCGAACGCGTGTCTCTCCACGGGCTGTGGTCGCGTCGGCACGCCACGAAGTTCAACAGCGTGCCCTACGTGATCCAGCGGGCGGCTGCCGCCGTCTTCACGCCGGAAGGCGCGAAACAGACCGGCGAACAGGTCGCTTACTACATGGCGAACGCCGAGGCCCTGCGCAGCGGCCTCGGTGCCGCGGGCTTCACGTGCTTCGGCGGCGAGCACGCGCCCTACGTCTGGGTCGAGACCCCGGAAGGCCTTTCGAGCTGGGGCGCCTTCGACCGTTTGCTCGAGCGCGCCCACGTGGTGTGCACCCCGGGCAGCGGCTTCGGCGCGGCCGGCGAGGGCTACATCCGGATCTCGGCGTTCAACTCGCGCGAGAACGTCGAAACCGCGATCGAGCGGATCCGCGGGACCTTCGCGTCCTGA
- a CDS encoding LLM class flavin-dependent oxidoreductase has protein sequence MDLGKLGVWTWLDHLPAPQAIEFAGRLEEWGYGALWLPEAVGRDPFALIGYLAGQTETLKFATGIANIYARDPMLMRSIRETLGEATGGRFLMGLGVSHAPMVAGLRKHEYGKPVTTMRNYLEGMDSALYRGPEPKEPAPVVLAALRKNMLGLARDAAAGAHPYFTTPEHTARAREILGTKPLLCPEQMVLLETDATKARALARAQMQTYTVLPNYHNNLKGLGF, from the coding sequence ATGGACCTCGGCAAACTCGGCGTTTGGACCTGGCTCGACCACCTTCCGGCCCCCCAGGCCATCGAGTTCGCGGGGCGACTCGAAGAATGGGGCTACGGCGCGCTGTGGCTGCCCGAGGCCGTCGGACGCGACCCCTTCGCCTTGATCGGCTACCTCGCCGGCCAGACCGAAACGCTCAAGTTCGCGACGGGGATCGCCAACATCTACGCGCGCGACCCCATGCTGATGCGCTCGATCCGCGAAACGCTGGGCGAAGCCACCGGCGGCCGGTTCCTGATGGGACTCGGCGTTTCCCATGCGCCCATGGTCGCGGGGCTGCGCAAGCACGAGTACGGCAAGCCGGTCACGACCATGCGGAACTACCTCGAAGGCATGGACAGCGCGCTCTACCGCGGACCCGAGCCGAAGGAACCGGCTCCTGTGGTCCTCGCGGCGCTCCGCAAGAACATGCTCGGCCTGGCGCGCGATGCCGCCGCGGGCGCCCACCCCTACTTCACCACACCCGAGCACACCGCCCGCGCCCGAGAGATCCTCGGCACGAAGCCGCTGCTGTGCCCCGAGCAGATGGTGCTGCTCGAGACCGACGCCACCAAGGCGCGCGCCCTGGCCCGGGCCCAGATGCAGACCTACACGGTTCTCCCCAACTATCACAACAACTTGAAGGGGCTCGGCTTCTAA